TTAGAACTGTTTAATATTGATGATTTGTTGAAACATATTTAATGAACCACCGTGTTCAAATATTACCCTCTACACAAGTTGAACCAAGTCAACCTTGGCACAGCTCCGCTCAGCTCGGCCAGTGGCTAACCTCAACTCAAACTCATttcggctcagctcggtcagcagctcaggccagctcaAGTCTCTACGTcatttttctcaaacacatagactgTATCTTCAATTTCTCTCgtaatgcaaaacagtaacaacacttaactgatattttatcaaacacttgacgagtagcatcaaaatcaagatatgagggtggtcttataatgttttttttttggtagtaatttgtttcgtatccattccttcctcaccaCCAGCCAATCCCGGGGAGAATGTACTTACCCGAAacaacatttcgttgagtcatttcatcaaacactcggcgagcagcatcgatatcaaaataactgagtcaccgagccaattcgagttgaggtttgatctgagtcaagtcgagctcaaactcgacttgaattttttttgagcaccaaaaaccagctcgactcggtccgaatccaattttgagctcgaggcgagtcgagttgagcgagctgaccgagctaactcgactcgtatAGCCATCACCTTCCTCTTTGTGTATAGCTGGCAACGTATCATTTGGAATGATCTTGCCTCAATTTCTCTCCCCCTTCCTTTCTCCACACGCATTGCAAGAGTATGTAAAATGGAAAGGAGGTGGTGGAGATAGGTGGGCAATGGAGGCCATAGGCACCCAAAACAGAGGACAGGAGAGATGGAATTGGTGGGAATTCAGACCAGAGAAAAATGGAGGCAAATATCAATGGCTACTGTTGcgatatgtcttaaatctgagtcctttcataactgggatgcgaaagggtcccttcgcaactgggatgcgaaagggaagttgcctaaactataaataggtgttcctagggcttttttagGTGATGGGAAacaattctaaggctttctaaaagggttctaaggaaatcaaagggtgtagcaagggtgagattcgaggttgttcgaattgggtaagtcctctctctttgtaatttctatttcatagtggagatctgtcgcttccatggttttttcccgtaagagttttccacgttaaatctgtgttctcttgtgcgtgcttggtgtcattgtattgctatcctagatctagatctgtgtgattccgcagcacaaatcccaacaagtggtatcagagctatcgttggggcacagatctgaatctgagggattagtaataataacgagcactaggtatgagattgagaagtactcaggaaaaaataattttgagttatggaaaatcaagatgatgagttccttaatcaagcaaggtgaagatggtgctcttgaggagtgaaagtctactatgactgatgatgaatggaatactcttgataagaaggctttatcatcaatccgtttatgtctcatggatgaggttctctataatgttatgagggagaaaactgcggctaagttatgggcgaagttagaggatgtttatgcgaaaaaattctctgaaaatcgcctacacttgaagcggtagtggtataacttcaagatggcagagggtggagatctggaggctcacatcagcaactttaataaattagtttgcaaattgctggatatgtaggaagtgatgaaagatgaagaacaagcatgtatgttgctgaattctcttccggcgtcgtatgagtcattcaaggacatcatgtgcagcacgaataaaaTCCTAAGTGTCACACTAttatctcggcccttcaagggaaggctatgagaaagataaacggCGACATAGGGACATCTtttgatgcactgtttacaaggggtatgaattctgaacaaggtacggatttttcaggttctagatccaaatccaagagtaagggcaaaggaaaggtaaagtgctggaattgtgggtaggaaggacatgtgaagaaggattgtgaaaattcaaaatcgaagagagaagattctgaggcttcatacagggatgccaatgttgccacgtcagatgaatcgagtggatgtgatggtgatgtcttgTCTGTGTCTATTATCAggcggccatacgatgatcgtaaggacgagtgaatGCTACacataggggcatcttttcacatgactcctcatcggagttggtttgctAGCTACagggagtgtgatggtggacatgtgtttatgggcaatggctttgcctgtaatgttgtggccgTTGGTACGGTGTGCAttaggatgtttgatggggtggagtgtaccttgactgatgtcaggcacgttcctgatttgaaacagaatctgatttctcttgatgTACTTGAgacaaaaggatgcaagtacaaaGGTATTGATAGTACTCTTAAGGTATTTAAGGGGGCACAGGTAATCATAAAAGCACAACGACTCGATAACATgcataggttgatcgggagcacttcaaaaggtggagctgcagtggatgtagcggatttcatctttgcatgtgtgtggcatgttgggcatgaccacataagcgggcagggcaggaaggctgagacacGTGGAcaaggatacagagcaggtggagcagccacccgtgagaagaatcatacgtcatgatcgcaggatatcggcgaggtacatggacgactccaatatcgcagaggatttatattatatttagatgactctaggtgagcctggtgctgagaagtgaaaggtgactatgggcgatgtgatggattcgttgtaccaaaccgacatatgggagtgagtggagcttctagtgggccgaagagtggttggatgcaggtggatcttcaggaggatacaacatagatacagggcgaggttggtagcgaagggttatgctcgaAGAGAAGGGAtaggcttctcagagatattcgcgccgatgGTATATcatgtgtctattagatccgtgattggcgctggttggctaatgtgatcttgagttggaaggatggatgtggtgtctgcacttctgtaagggaaagtgaagagcagatttacatgaagcaatcagagcagttcgaagttaaaggggctgagaaaagactttgcaggaggtcgtggttcgacctgtcgcctaggcagtagtttgtttccttcatggtgagtcagaaattgatgacatgtagatcgccaattataacatgtctgaaatcaatgtactgaagactcggttaagtgggacattcaggatgaaggaccggggggctgcaaagatggttctcggtattgagactgaaggaggagtaggctttggtaatcacaggaggaatatcttgtgtgtaggtattgattaAGGATGTGATAGGTCAGGTAAagtcggagagcgttccctacgtgtctctcctcaagtttttctcagaacatgtcccaaaacagatgaggaaaagcaggttatctcatgagccttattcgaatgctgttggcagtgtatgccatggtttggattagaccggttatttcacaggctatcagtgttatgagcaagtaccccggcaaacaatattgggtagtggtgatatggtaagaagactacgtctttccttttgagaagacagaagCAAAGATGGTTGGGTATGTGAATTCTGATCCAATGGACACGCTCTCCTAGatcgttcctgtagagaagttcaaggtctgtaaaacttctttgggcttggcgatggtgtaaaaggaagacggagtatGCAAGAGAAGTTATGATGTGATgtagaaataagagaagaggtcaagaagctacacggttgaagattgaagacatggtggagattgttgtgatatgtcttaaatctgagtcctttcgcaactgggatgcgaaagggaagttgcctaaactataaataggtgttcctagggcttttttaggtgatgagaaataattctaaggctttctaaaggggttctagggaaatcaaagggtgtagcaaggatgagattcgaggttgttcgaattgggtaagtcctctctctttgtaatttctatttcatagtagagatctgtcgctttgtgccgtggttttttcctgtaagggttttccacgttaaatctgtgttctcttgtgtgtgtttggcgtcattgtattgctatcctagatctagatttgtgtgattccgcagcataaATCTCAACAACTACTTCTAGATATAAAAGACTTCCAAAGAACACTACTCAGGCTAATGATGCGGGGATTGATGATTACAAACTTGAATTTTTAATAACAATAAAGAGACTACAAAAGATTCAATTACCAAAGAATCTATAATCCTTTTTGCAGCAGCAGACTGGATTAGAATAGAATCATTtacaaaagaaagagaaacatgTGATTATAGTAACAAATACTGTAAATTCAAGATACAAATAAGCAAATTTTTCCACGAAAGAATCCTGTACTCGCCAACAATAATGAAGTACCAATTAGTTATGCAAATTGCATACGCATACAGCTTCTTGCATGCTAGTTCCAATGGAGACACGTAGCAGAAATGTACAAAATTTGGGCCACTCATCCAGCATAACCCCGTATATGGGCCGCAGACCAAAAATAGGATAATCAATTCGGGGAAAGAGATGGCCACCAACCCTTTTTGCACAGTGTTTTGATCAAGAATTTAGGattgttgaatcagcctgatttcagCCAAGGCCCACACATAGCATGGCCCACTGCATTCGCGGTCGGGGTCTTGATCGCATCAGCCATGTGATCCATTGGTACTCATTTTGCAAAGTGTACAAGAAATGCTAAATAATTAGTATACATCTTGTATTAGACTGCGTTATTCCTATGGAGTACAAAGACATACACTGCAACTTTCTCTGCATTGAAATGGATGGAGCAAAACATCCTCATGCTGCTAAATTGAATGTTTTCGCAGGCTAGGCTACCATGTCCTGAATTTGTATAATCACCAATAATCCCCACAAGAACAAGACCCATGTTTGAAATGATGAAATCGACTCGCATCTCTCAGGACAATTTCCCGTTTAGCAACCATGGCTATCAGTTTAATAACACCATGGCAATTGCTGCAGATCCGATGGCTTTGAACTACCTGCAGTGGAGTTGAATCGGACGTACTTAGAAGCCCGAAAGCAACAGCCAACTTCTCACTATGATACACCGACATTCGTTCATCCTGTTCTTCCACATCAGGAAGCAAAGATCTCCCACCAGGAATGTAGCCTTCTTTGGCGATTTCCTCCATCAAGTCATCTAATCTTTTATAAATCTCTTTGCTTTGAGGATGAGATTTATCACCAAAAAGAAACCCATGAGTTTGTTTCTTGATCTCAATCCAACTACAGGCAGGAAGCAACCTCAATCCCCTTCTCTTCAAGGTCCCTAACACCTTGGCAGCTTCATCTGGCCTCCCAGAACAGttatatatattcaaaagcaCGATATAATTACTTAGCTTTTCGGGCTCCATTCCAAGAAGCCTTTCTGCAGCAAATCTTCCAAGCTCTAAGTTCTTGTGAATTCTACAAGCTGTCAGCAAGGCAGCCCACATGTTCTCTGTAGGGCTGAAGGGAGCATCTCTTATCAAAGCAAAAGCTTCATCTAAAAGCCCTTCTCGGCCCAACAACTCAATCATACAAGCATAATGCATTGCCCGAGGCTTGATCTTATGGTCTCGACTCATTGACTCAAAAATCTCCCATCCTTCATCTGATAATCCAGAATAGCTGCAGGCGGATAAAACAGCAAGAAAGGTAACATGGTTTGGAATCATGCCGTCATGAAGCATCTTCTCAAACATTTCAACAGCCTCATTTCCTTGGCCATGGTTGGCATATCCAGCTATTAAAGCATTCCAAGATATGACATTTTTGTGTGGCATCTTATCAAAAAGAGTCCGTGCATCTTCAACCCTACCCCATTTGCTATAGAAGTCCACCAATGTTGTGTTAGCCACTATATCCAAACCAAAACCATGACGCACCAGACCAGCATGAGCTTGCTGTGCATGTTCTAACGAAGCCAGTCTGGTGCAAATTCTAATAATTATCGAATAAGTGAAGTGATCCATCTTCACACCCGATTTTCTCATTACATGATACAGATTGAGAGCTTCCTCACTATAGCCATGAAGTGCATACCCTGCTATAATCGAATTCCACGCGACTACTGTCTTCTGCGGCATCTCATCAAAAACAAATTGAGCATCTTCAATGCTCCCACACTTACTATACATATCAATCAGTGCGCATGACACGAAGATATCTCTATCTATCCCCAATTTCAACACGCAGGAATGCAACTGCTGACCGGCAAAAACCAGTCCCAATCCAGCACAAGCCCTGAGGGCAGTAGCAAATGTGCGGGACCCAGCATCAGAGAACTCCTGCCACATCAACAAGAACAACTGGTACGCCTCTTTGTAATCACCTGAGTCAACCAGCCCTCCTATAATGGTGTTCCAAGAAACCAAGTTCctttcaggcatttcatcgaacagccTGCGGGCATCTATCATCATCCCACACTTCACATGCATTAACAACATTCTGTTCCTCAAATACTGATCCGGTTCGAACCCACTCTCGACCATGTGATTAAACACCCTTTTCACACCTCTAATCGATCTCAATCCAATACAAGCATTTACGAGAGAATCATATGTACTACCTTCTAAGACAAAATCGTCCTTGCATTCTACAATTTCAAACAGTTCAAGAGCTTCACCATACCTTTTGAAGAAAACCAACTTCTCGATTTGATTCCCGAGGCTCGTAGCAGGTTTCTTCATCTGGGTTATTTGAGAATCAGCCTCTGAGTCGAGATCTTCAGGAATTCGACTCGGTTTCGGCCTGGGTTTAGGATGGAGACCTTGTTCAAGAGAAGAGCAGGTAATTTGAGCTGGGTTCTTCCTTCGGGGCAATGAGAAATCAGATTTACAAAAGAAGAGAGTGCTGGAATCCGAGAGAAGGCGTGGGATTCTGGAATTGTATTGGATTGGATCTGGAAATACGGTG
This region of Magnolia sinica isolate HGM2019 chromosome 1, MsV1, whole genome shotgun sequence genomic DNA includes:
- the LOC131237863 gene encoding pentatricopeptide repeat-containing protein At5g50390, chloroplastic-like, whose product is MERIMLSPFPTVFPDPIQYNSRIPRLLSDSSTLFFCKSDFSLPRRKNPAQITCSSLEQGLHPKPRPKPSRIPEDLDSEADSQITQMKKPATSLGNQIEKLVFFKRYGEALELFEIVECKDDFVLEGSTYDSLVNACIGLRSIRGVKRVFNHMVESGFEPDQYLRNRMLLMHVKCGMMIDARRLFDEMPERNLVSWNTIIGGLVDSGDYKEAYQLFLLMWQEFSDAGSRTFATALRACAGLGLVFAGQQLHSCVLKLGIDRDIFVSCALIDMYSKCGSIEDAQFVFDEMPQKTVVAWNSIIAGYALHGYSEEALNLYHVMRKSGVKMDHFTYSIIIRICTRLASLEHAQQAHAGLVRHGFGLDIVANTTLVDFYSKWGRVEDARTLFDKMPHKNVISWNALIAGYANHGQGNEAVEMFEKMLHDGMIPNHVTFLAVLSACSYSGLSDEGWEIFESMSRDHKIKPRAMHYACMIELLGREGLLDEAFALIRDAPFSPTENMWAALLTACRIHKNLELGRFAAERLLGMEPEKLSNYIVLLNIYNCSGRPDEAAKVLGTLKRRGLRLLPACSWIEIKKQTHGFLFGDKSHPQSKEIYKRLDDLMEEIAKEGYIPGGRSLLPDVEEQDERMSVYHSEKLAVAFGLLSTSDSTPLQVVQSHRICSNCHGVIKLIAMVAKREIVLRDASRFHHFKHGSCSCGDYW